One Asterias rubens chromosome 1, eAstRub1.3, whole genome shotgun sequence genomic region harbors:
- the LOC117291614 gene encoding betaine--homocysteine S-methyltransferase 1-like isoform X2, whose amino-acid sequence MDSGGLCPTPRSSQLHREFIRNGSDVLQTFTFYSSDEQLQHVASAVYDNVPAEQNNNINMKTLTAAEVNAAAIDIAQGVAQEGGALVAGSVSPLSEISFHKGKEHSQNEFRKQMSMFKEKGVDFLLGEFFKKVEEAEWAIETMVEMGIPVACTMRLPPSGDHTGVSVQDCAVRMAKAGASLVGVNCLYDPSICLKSMALMKEGLEKAGLQTYLMVQPFGYHSQDPGTEAHPMGYEALPQFPYAMEPRALTRIDVHRFAREAYELGVRYIGGCCGFEPHHIKAIAEELAEERGRHPPSAGALGSWKSLALCEVKTYAEKANWEYWDNLTPTAGRSIEAFSDLAPASLID is encoded by the exons ATGGACTCCGGAGGCTTGTGTCCTACACCCAGAAGCAG CCAGCTTCATCGAGAGTTCATACGAAACGGCTCTGACGTGTTGCAGACATTTACCTTCTACTCATCAGATGAGCAACTACAGCATGTGGCCTCAGCCGTATATGACAACGTACCGGccgaacaaaacaacaatatcaaCATGAAGACTCTG actgCTGCAGAAGTCAATGCTGCTGCCATCGACATTGCTCAAGGTGTGGCACAAGAGGGCGGTGCACTAGTTGCTGGCTCGGTGTCTCCTTTATCGGAAATCAGCTTTCATAAAGGCAAAGAACACTCACAGAACGAGTTCAGAAAGCAGATGTCAATGTTCAAAGAGAAGGGTGTGGATTTCCTTCTCGGCGAG TTTTTTAAGAAAGTGGAAGAGGCTGAGTGGGCGATAGAAACCATGGTGGAGATGGGCATTCCAGTAGCATGTACTATGCGTCTACCTCCAAGTGGTGACCACACTGGCGTCTCTGTTCAGGATTGTGCTGTCCGAATGGCTAAAGCAG GTGCCAGCCTAGTAGGTGTGAACTGCTTGTATGATCCATCCATCTGCCTCAAATCCATGGCCCTGATGAAGGAAGGCCTGGAGAAGGCGGGACTCCAGACGTATCTCATGGTCCAACCTTTTGGTTACCATTCACAAGATCCAGGCACCGAAGCACATCCAATGGGCTACGAGGCGCTACCACAGTTCCCTTATG CAATGGAGCCTCGTGCTTTAACCCGTATTGATGTTCATCGTTTTGCTAGAGAGGCTTATGAGCTGGGAGTTCGTTACATTGGAGGATGTTGTGGATTTGAGCCACACCATATCAAAGCAATAGCAGAAGAG TTGGCTGAAGAGCGGGGTCGCCATCCACCTAGTGCGGGAGCCCTAGGCTCGTGGAAAAGTCTCGCCCTCTGTGAGGTCAAAACCTATGCGGAAAA GGCCAATTGGGAGTATTGGGACAACTTGACACCAACGGCCGGCCGTTCTATCGAAGCATTCTCAGATCTTGCACCAGCcagcttgattgattga
- the LOC117291614 gene encoding betaine--homocysteine S-methyltransferase 1-like isoform X1 — MEQPKKGLLERLAEGVVVGDGSFILTMEKRGYATAGAWTPEACVLHPEAVSQLHREFIRNGSDVLQTFTFYSSDEQLQHVASAVYDNVPAEQNNNINMKTLTAAEVNAAAIDIAQGVAQEGGALVAGSVSPLSEISFHKGKEHSQNEFRKQMSMFKEKGVDFLLGEFFKKVEEAEWAIETMVEMGIPVACTMRLPPSGDHTGVSVQDCAVRMAKAGASLVGVNCLYDPSICLKSMALMKEGLEKAGLQTYLMVQPFGYHSQDPGTEAHPMGYEALPQFPYAMEPRALTRIDVHRFAREAYELGVRYIGGCCGFEPHHIKAIAEELAEERGRHPPSAGALGSWKSLALCEVKTYAEKANWEYWDNLTPTAGRSIEAFSDLAPASLID; from the exons ATGGAACAACCCAAAAAA GGATTGTTGGAGCGTTTGGCTGAGGGGGTTGTGGTGGGTGATGGCAGCTTCATTTTGACAATGGAGAAGAGGGGCTATGCAACTGCTGGTGCATGGACTCCGGAGGCTTGTGTCCTACACCCAGAAGCAG TTAGCCAGCTTCATCGAGAGTTCATACGAAACGGCTCTGACGTGTTGCAGACATTTACCTTCTACTCATCAGATGAGCAACTACAGCATGTGGCCTCAGCCGTATATGACAACGTACCGGccgaacaaaacaacaatatcaaCATGAAGACTCTG actgCTGCAGAAGTCAATGCTGCTGCCATCGACATTGCTCAAGGTGTGGCACAAGAGGGCGGTGCACTAGTTGCTGGCTCGGTGTCTCCTTTATCGGAAATCAGCTTTCATAAAGGCAAAGAACACTCACAGAACGAGTTCAGAAAGCAGATGTCAATGTTCAAAGAGAAGGGTGTGGATTTCCTTCTCGGCGAG TTTTTTAAGAAAGTGGAAGAGGCTGAGTGGGCGATAGAAACCATGGTGGAGATGGGCATTCCAGTAGCATGTACTATGCGTCTACCTCCAAGTGGTGACCACACTGGCGTCTCTGTTCAGGATTGTGCTGTCCGAATGGCTAAAGCAG GTGCCAGCCTAGTAGGTGTGAACTGCTTGTATGATCCATCCATCTGCCTCAAATCCATGGCCCTGATGAAGGAAGGCCTGGAGAAGGCGGGACTCCAGACGTATCTCATGGTCCAACCTTTTGGTTACCATTCACAAGATCCAGGCACCGAAGCACATCCAATGGGCTACGAGGCGCTACCACAGTTCCCTTATG CAATGGAGCCTCGTGCTTTAACCCGTATTGATGTTCATCGTTTTGCTAGAGAGGCTTATGAGCTGGGAGTTCGTTACATTGGAGGATGTTGTGGATTTGAGCCACACCATATCAAAGCAATAGCAGAAGAG TTGGCTGAAGAGCGGGGTCGCCATCCACCTAGTGCGGGAGCCCTAGGCTCGTGGAAAAGTCTCGCCCTCTGTGAGGTCAAAACCTATGCGGAAAA GGCCAATTGGGAGTATTGGGACAACTTGACACCAACGGCCGGCCGTTCTATCGAAGCATTCTCAGATCTTGCACCAGCcagcttgattgattga